In one window of Cytophagaceae bacterium ABcell3 DNA:
- a CDS encoding acyl transferase has protein sequence MNFPKKFKKELFSTSSDDFNEKAIRLFQYQAQNNEIYKKYLHALNIVAEDIERIEDIPFLPVSLFKHHKVITGANVSEFFFMSSGTSETGRSRHYLHDLDFYRKVSQHIFEQQYGAISNIRLICLLPSYQENPHSSLIFMADNLIKKAMPGSGYVKTSQDTIAIVRESLDEGVQPVLLGVTFALLEMAERFSQDLHGLIMIETGGMKGRRKELIREELHQILCDAFHLDQIHSEYGMCELLSQAYSLREGLFSTPPWMKVLLREVNDPFSLSQKGAGGINIIDLANVDSCAFIETMDIGRYRQGKFEVLGRFDNSDIRGCSQLMV, from the coding sequence ATGAATTTTCCTAAAAAATTTAAAAAAGAGTTATTCTCGACTTCTTCCGATGATTTTAACGAAAAAGCTATACGTTTATTCCAATATCAGGCGCAAAATAATGAAATATATAAGAAATACCTTCATGCACTTAATATTGTTGCGGAAGATATAGAGCGAATAGAAGATATTCCTTTTCTACCAGTTTCTCTTTTTAAACACCATAAAGTAATTACAGGTGCTAACGTGTCGGAGTTCTTTTTTATGAGTAGCGGAACCTCAGAAACCGGTCGCAGCCGTCACTATTTACATGACTTGGATTTTTATAGAAAGGTTAGTCAGCACATTTTTGAGCAGCAGTATGGAGCTATTAGTAATATACGCTTGATATGCTTGTTGCCTTCTTATCAGGAAAACCCTCATAGTTCTTTGATATTTATGGCAGATAATTTGATTAAAAAAGCGATGCCAGGTTCAGGGTATGTCAAAACTTCACAGGATACTATTGCTATAGTACGGGAATCTTTGGATGAAGGGGTACAACCGGTACTTCTGGGGGTTACCTTTGCTTTGTTAGAAATGGCAGAGAGGTTTAGTCAAGATCTTCATGGGTTAATTATGATAGAAACTGGAGGTATGAAAGGCAGGCGAAAAGAATTGATAAGAGAAGAACTTCATCAGATACTGTGTGACGCTTTTCACCTTGACCAAATCCATTCTGAATATGGTATGTGTGAATTATTGTCTCAGGCCTATTCTTTGAGGGAAGGCTTGTTTTCTACCCCGCCATGGATGAAAGTTTTGTTGAGGGAAGTTAACGACCCTTTTTCTCTTAGCCAAAAAGGTGCTGGGGGAATTAATATTATAGACCTTGCCAATGTAGACTCTTGTGCCTTTATAGAAACTATGGACATAGGCAGGTACAGGCAAGGAAAATTTGAAGTACTTGGTCGTTTTGACAACAGCGATATCAGGGGGTGTAGCCAACTAATGGTATGA
- a CDS encoding lmo0937 family membrane protein yields MGNLLYIIAIVLVIMWLVGFLGFGDAVGGVIHVLLVLAVIAFLLRVIRGA; encoded by the coding sequence ATGGGAAATCTGCTTTATATAATAGCAATAGTATTGGTAATCATGTGGCTTGTAGGCTTTCTTGGGTTTGGAGATGCCGTAGGAGGAGTAATTCACGTATTATTAGTGCTTGCGGTGATCGCTTTCCTATTACGTGTAATACGGGGAGCCTGA
- a CDS encoding acyl-CoA thioesterase encodes MKTRKHAKDSLVIKTEMVLPNDTNPLNNLMGGRMMHLMDVVSAISAQKHSNHVVVTASVDNVSFSHPIKLGSVVTMESKITRAFSSSMEIHIKVWAEDFTTNSRIKSNEAFFTFVAVDNTGRPVEVPEVIPETDEEKELYDSALRRRQLRLILAGRLQPSDATELKNLFSL; translated from the coding sequence ATGAAAACTAGAAAACACGCCAAAGACTCCTTGGTAATAAAAACAGAAATGGTACTGCCCAATGATACCAACCCACTTAACAATCTGATGGGTGGGCGAATGATGCACCTGATGGATGTCGTATCTGCCATTTCTGCCCAAAAACATTCAAACCATGTGGTGGTAACAGCATCTGTAGACAATGTCTCTTTTTCACACCCCATAAAGCTGGGAAGTGTGGTAACAATGGAGTCTAAGATAACTCGAGCGTTCAGTTCATCTATGGAAATCCATATTAAAGTGTGGGCAGAAGATTTCACAACAAACTCAAGGATAAAAAGCAATGAGGCTTTTTTCACTTTTGTAGCTGTTGACAATACTGGGCGACCAGTGGAAGTACCTGAGGTAATTCCTGAGACAGATGAAGAAAAAGAGCTTTATGATAGCGCACTTAGAAGACGCCAGCTCAGGCTCATATTGGCCGGTAGGCTGCAGCCTTCTGATGCTACAGAGCTCAAAAACCTGTTTTCGTTATAA